Within Mangifera indica cultivar Alphonso unplaced genomic scaffold, CATAS_Mindica_2.1 Un_0080, whole genome shotgun sequence, the genomic segment acacacagacccagcatctctcccgtgctttgtcgatgtgggattcgcctaaggttatcacatacaccccccttatgggactcagcgtcctcgctgaggtttgccccaccatcgttcaagaggacacgcggagctgctctgataccatttgtaacaccccaggtccaatagcccggtccactgtcaagatattatccactttggacacacagtccatcatggtttttgctattgggctttgcaacccaaaacgcattttaacagttaaggagctcacaggctatttaaccaattcaattctcccaccactaaccaatgtgggatccaaagacagagcacacacagacccaacatctctcccgtgctttgtcgatgtgggattcgcctaagggtatcacatatgTCTTTCAAAATAATGGTATGGGGCAATTCCATATACCAGCCCATGCTGATATGAATAGACAACATCACTGCCCAGCTTATGAGagagaatatttatttatatctcttGAAGTGCCAACGAGGGATCAATTTCCTAGTCCAAAGTGATGGCTTGTCGAAAAAAATTGCATgggatattttatataatatcatgTCCAAGTCAATCCAGTAGAGATTTTGATAGCACAGAGCcgtttaatagaaaattaaggCGCCTCCAAACTATAATCATCACTAACCAAGATGCTAACTTGaaatatataactaataaaGATGAAAACACCTGAATTCTgaatatttttccttcaaaaaaatttctatttattgttcggataaaatataaagaacatGCCTCAGCTAACCTAATAAAACCATTTCAGCTCACTCTTTAGTTAGGTAATCACAAAAacccaataaaatttaatctttgaaaattaacaataaaattgaaaaataaaattacctttttcTCCATAGATTGCATGAGAGGAGAGTCAATAGAGCCAGCATCATTGACGTGGGTGGCTTTAGTGGTGAACCCACGGTAACCCGCAAAACCAAACCTCGAGGAGTTGGATGCTACATCACTATTTCTATGGATTTGAAGCTTGTTTCTGCTGCTATAGTTGCGAGACAACAAGAAGCTTTCGTTTACATAGATTCTAGTTTTGCAAAGAAACAGTCTCTTTGATGGAAGAAGGTACTCACAAAAGCTCCTAGATGTTGACGAGAAAACGTGCGGATGAGACATCAGGGTCTTGGCCATGGCTGCAAAGAGGCGCAGACACAGTTGTGAATTTGAAGTGGGCCCTTTTTGCCTCTGTTTTCCCGTCCTGGAAAATGCTAATTATAGCCCTAATTTGTAATCGCTTCCTTAAATATCTTTGGGCGTTTAAACCTGGGCTGGgctctgaattatttttcatctaaaggTAAATTATCATGTtgcaaaaataatctttatttttctctaattttttattaacctAACTAAGGTATGTATGGTTTGGATTAATACAGTTGGAGGGtcttttcaaactaaattaaaaaaatagtttaaaatttttttagagtaaactaaaccattttaaattataaatcaaattaaaattatacgattcgattcagtttaaattatagttttaacatattaaaatcatttacttataaatttatatattatttagtaaaattaattgaattatagttttttaaaatataacataaccatgtaaaataaatatgaaatatatatacaacatatatataaagaaaatgataaaataaatattaaaaaataaattatacccCTGATTGTTTATCGAAAACTTCTATCAactatacttatttatatgtattttaaaaaaataatgtttacaGTTTGATTCAAAAATATCACCCAAACCGCAACCTaactgaaaattattttaaaaaaatttatcaatctaaatcaaatcattttacaaaccaaatcaaattataaatttcaaattgtttgatataattttacgGTTTAAACTGAATTATACGTACTCTTAAACCTAACCTCAATATCTTCAATATAGATTTTTTGTACAATTTAGTTGAGAATTTATGATATTCAATTGGAAGAAAAGTGAAGGAGAGTGGGGAAGAcacataaaatagaaaattacttCTATTTTGCTGTTTTGGGACAAACAGGAAATTTTTGGGTCTCCAATGGTGTGGGTGGAAATGTttcatatacaaattaatagatatatcaTACACTACCAATGAACAATCCAAAACTACACCTTTACAACAAAATCATCACTactcatgattaaattttttcattagaTTAATTCAATCATCAAATTGTATACATTTTTCATAACAGTCAAAGTgtattgttta encodes:
- the LOC123207461 gene encoding protein BOLA4, chloroplastic/mitochondrial-like, with amino-acid sequence MAKTLMSHPHVFSSTSRSFCEYLLPSKRLFLCKTRIYVNESFLLSRNYSSRNKLQIHRNSDVASNSSRFGFAGYRGFTTKATHVNDAGSIDSPLMQSMEKKIKESLDAELVSVKDAYGDGRHVSIDVVSSAFEGKSAVNRQRMVYKAIWEELQSTVHAVDQMTTRTPAEAETQK